Part of the Natrialbaceae archaeon AArc-T1-2 genome, AGGCGGTCTACTTCGCTATGCTCGAGCCCGGCGATAAGATCCTCTCGCTCGATCTGAACCACGGCGGCCATCTCAGCCACGGTCATCCGGCGAACTTCACGGGTCAGCTCTACGAGGTCGAACAGTACGAGGTCGACCCAGAGACGGGCTATCTCGACTACGACGGCCTCGCCGACCACGCCGCCGAGTTCGATCCCGACATCATCGTCTCGGGCTACTCCGCGTATCCACGTGAGATCGAGTGGGAGCGCATCCAGGCAGCCGCCGACGACGTCGATGCCTTACACCTCGCGGACATCGCCCACATCACCGGCCTCGTCGCTGCGGACGTCCACCCCTCGCCCGTCGGCGTCGCCGACTTCGTCACTGGCAGCACGCACAAGACGATTCGTGCCGGCCGCGGTGGCATCGTCATGACGAGCGAGGAGTACGCCGACGACGTCGACGCGGCGGTGTTCCCCGGCGGACAGGGCGGCCCGCTCATGCACAACATCGCCGGCAAAGCGGTCGGCTTCAAGGAGGCCCTCGAGCCCGACTTTACCGAGTACGCCGAACAGACCGTCGAGAACGCGAAAGCCCTGGGTGAGACGCTTTCCGACCACGGCCTCTCGCTCGTCTCCGACGGCACCGACAACCACCTCGTGCTGGTCGACCTTCGGGAGTCCCACCCCGACACGAGCGGTGGCGACGCGGAAGTCGCGCTCGAGGAGGCCGGTATCGTTCTCAACGCCAACACGGTCCCCGGCGAGACGCGCAGTCCGTTCGACCCGAGTGGCATCCGCGCCGGCACGCCCGCACTGACGACCCGTGGCTTCGATGAGGACGCGATCCGGACGGTCGGAGAC contains:
- the glyA gene encoding serine hydroxymethyltransferase, giving the protein MEHEHVREVDPAVADALEGEVDRQRETLQMIASENHVSRAVLDAQGSALTNKYAEGYPGERYYGGCEYADDVEQLAIDRATELFGAEHVNVQPHSGTQANQAVYFAMLEPGDKILSLDLNHGGHLSHGHPANFTGQLYEVEQYEVDPETGYLDYDGLADHAAEFDPDIIVSGYSAYPREIEWERIQAAADDVDALHLADIAHITGLVAADVHPSPVGVADFVTGSTHKTIRAGRGGIVMTSEEYADDVDAAVFPGGQGGPLMHNIAGKAVGFKEALEPDFTEYAEQTVENAKALGETLSDHGLSLVSDGTDNHLVLVDLRESHPDTSGGDAEVALEEAGIVLNANTVPGETRSPFDPSGIRAGTPALTTRGFDEDAIRTVGDCIARVIDAPDDEDVKSDVGETVSELCQEFPLY